In Listeria cossartiae subsp. cossartiae, one genomic interval encodes:
- the trpD gene encoding anthranilate phosphoribosyltransferase produces the protein MESLLQKVYDQENLSKAEMNIVATEIFEGRLSKTKIAAFLMALKVKGETAEEMAGIAEAMQQVAIQVAFPAGTAMDNCGTGGDKSNSFNISTTSAFVLAAAGIPVAKHGNRSISSRSGSADVCQELGIDINMRPEDMTYLLEKVGIAFLFAPHVHPNMKYVMDVRKELGTPTIFNLIGPLTNPVQLETQLMGIYRRDLLEQTAEVLGQLGRKRAVVLNGAGFMDEASLAGENHYALYDNGEVQLYTLSPEEVGLSIYPLEAIKGGDAKENAAILRSVLDGEPGAYLDTVLLNAGFGLFANGKVTTVKEGVDLARDLIRSGLAKQKLADLIIYQKEVLAK, from the coding sequence ATGGAAAGTTTACTACAAAAAGTATATGATCAAGAAAATTTATCGAAGGCAGAAATGAATATCGTCGCAACGGAAATTTTTGAAGGACGGTTGTCGAAAACGAAAATTGCTGCCTTTTTAATGGCGCTAAAAGTAAAAGGAGAAACGGCGGAAGAAATGGCAGGAATTGCGGAGGCGATGCAACAAGTGGCGATTCAAGTTGCTTTTCCGGCTGGAACGGCGATGGATAACTGCGGAACTGGTGGCGATAAATCTAATAGTTTCAATATAAGTACAACTTCTGCTTTTGTTCTTGCGGCAGCGGGAATTCCAGTTGCGAAACACGGGAATCGGAGTATTTCTAGTCGTTCTGGCAGTGCGGATGTTTGCCAGGAATTAGGGATTGATATTAATATGCGGCCAGAAGATATGACCTATTTACTTGAAAAAGTCGGGATTGCCTTTCTATTTGCACCACATGTTCATCCGAATATGAAGTATGTGATGGACGTGCGAAAAGAGCTGGGAACACCAACGATTTTCAATTTGATTGGCCCACTTACGAATCCGGTGCAGCTTGAAACACAATTGATGGGTATTTATCGTCGTGATTTATTAGAACAAACAGCGGAGGTGCTCGGTCAACTTGGGCGAAAACGGGCAGTCGTTTTAAATGGCGCTGGTTTTATGGATGAAGCTTCTTTAGCCGGTGAAAATCATTACGCGCTATATGATAACGGGGAAGTGCAATTATATACACTAAGTCCGGAAGAAGTTGGTTTATCGATTTATCCACTGGAGGCAATTAAAGGTGGGGATGCTAAAGAAAATGCAGCGATTCTTCGGAGTGTGCTTGACGGCGAGCCCGGAGCTTACTTAGATACGGTACTTTTAAATGCCGGATTTGGCTTATTCGCGAACGGCAAAGTAACGACGGTGAAAGAAGGCGTAGATTTAGCAAGAGATTTAATAAGAAGTGGTTTAGCGAAACAAAAATTGGCGGATTTAATTATTTATCAAAAAGAGGTGCTGGCGAAATGA
- the trpE gene encoding anthranilate synthase component I, whose amino-acid sequence MRKMKKIDADTLTAILAFQRLSGTGKSLLEGAAKDAEAGRYSIIAMNPVHEIKVYQHDYYIDGAHRVVADPLKEIELFIEKAKEEEADLPLDSGAIGYVGYDVIALYEKLGDIPEETRDMPDIRFYVYESFVIMDHQAEELILVQDNCYSGRSEAELDKGLEAMLLELTTPQKDEHKAVHVPKMTYKSNYTKEEYMALVKKAKTYIQDGDFFQIVLSQRLEADFTVTPFDYYRKLRLLNPSPYLYFIDFGDTVLIGSSPESLIKTKGRTVITNPIAGTRRRGATKQEDELLAAELLADEKELAEHRMLVDLGRNDIGKIAETGSVHVPVYLTIERYRFLMHLVSVVEGTLKPGLTAMDALRSTLPAGTVSGAPKIRAMQRIYEWENVKRGPYAGAVGYLTKNGDSDFALSIRTMVLHDGKAYVQAGAGIVYDSNPESEYLETLQKAKALLEVGE is encoded by the coding sequence ATGAGAAAAATGAAGAAAATCGATGCAGATACATTAACTGCCATTTTGGCGTTTCAAAGGCTTTCTGGGACCGGGAAAAGCTTGCTGGAAGGGGCGGCGAAAGATGCGGAGGCTGGTCGCTATTCGATTATTGCGATGAATCCAGTCCACGAGATTAAAGTTTATCAACATGATTATTATATAGATGGAGCACACCGAGTTGTCGCGGATCCGTTAAAAGAAATTGAATTGTTCATTGAAAAAGCGAAAGAAGAGGAAGCAGATTTGCCACTTGATTCTGGGGCGATTGGCTATGTTGGTTATGATGTTATTGCGCTTTATGAAAAATTAGGCGATATACCAGAGGAAACGCGCGATATGCCAGATATTCGTTTTTATGTTTATGAAAGTTTTGTCATTATGGATCATCAAGCGGAGGAGCTCATTTTAGTGCAAGATAATTGTTACTCGGGGAGAAGCGAGGCGGAACTGGATAAAGGGCTTGAAGCAATGTTGTTAGAACTGACAACGCCTCAGAAAGACGAGCATAAAGCAGTGCATGTTCCGAAAATGACTTATAAAAGCAATTATACAAAAGAGGAATATATGGCGTTAGTAAAAAAAGCGAAAACATATATTCAAGATGGCGACTTCTTTCAAATTGTTCTTTCGCAGCGACTTGAAGCGGATTTTACCGTGACACCCTTTGATTATTACCGGAAATTACGTCTATTAAATCCTTCGCCGTATCTTTACTTCATTGATTTTGGCGACACTGTTTTGATTGGTTCTTCTCCGGAGAGTTTGATTAAAACGAAAGGGCGGACGGTTATTACTAATCCAATCGCTGGAACAAGGCGGCGCGGGGCAACGAAGCAGGAAGATGAACTTTTAGCGGCGGAATTATTAGCGGATGAAAAAGAACTTGCAGAGCATCGGATGTTAGTGGATTTAGGCAGGAATGATATTGGGAAAATTGCAGAAACGGGCTCTGTTCACGTACCTGTGTATCTAACCATTGAACGATATCGCTTTTTAATGCATCTAGTTTCTGTGGTGGAAGGCACGTTGAAGCCGGGGCTTACAGCAATGGATGCTCTCCGGTCGACACTTCCGGCAGGGACAGTAAGTGGAGCACCGAAAATAAGAGCGATGCAACGAATTTATGAATGGGAAAATGTGAAACGTGGTCCGTATGCTGGGGCAGTTGGTTATTTAACGAAAAATGGCGATTCTGATTTCGCACTTTCGATTAGAACGATGGTGCTTCATGACGGAAAAGCCTATGTGCAAGCTGGCGCGGGAATTGTTTATGATTCTAACCCGGAAAGCGAATACCTAGAAACGTTGCAAAAAGCGAAGGCACTTTTGGAGGTGGGAGAATGA
- the trpC gene encoding indole-3-glycerol phosphate synthase TrpC, with protein sequence MTFLEEILAQKAIEVAEMPLEKVAEKRKTYSFYDFLKANTSEMQLIAEVKRASPSKGEINMGVDPVAQAQSYQAAGAGMISVLTDPVFFKGSIEDLRDVARNVEIPVICKDFIISEKQLIRARNAGATVVLLIVSALMEERLKNLFEQATALDLEVLVEVHDQEELAVAQQLGAKLIGVNNRNLHTFEVDIAVSEQLANGFSTDACFISESGFRTADDVARVRTKYNAVLVGEALMREATPEVAAKRLKVAR encoded by the coding sequence ATGACATTTTTAGAAGAGATTTTAGCTCAAAAAGCAATAGAAGTTGCAGAAATGCCGCTAGAAAAAGTAGCTGAAAAACGGAAAACTTATTCGTTTTATGATTTTTTAAAAGCGAATACGAGCGAAATGCAACTAATTGCCGAAGTAAAGCGTGCTTCGCCTTCCAAGGGAGAAATCAATATGGGCGTGGATCCAGTCGCCCAAGCACAATCCTATCAAGCGGCTGGAGCAGGAATGATTTCCGTTTTAACCGATCCCGTTTTTTTCAAAGGCTCGATTGAAGATTTGCGAGACGTGGCGAGAAATGTCGAAATCCCTGTAATTTGTAAAGATTTTATTATTAGTGAAAAGCAATTAATTCGTGCTCGGAATGCAGGAGCGACGGTAGTGTTGCTGATTGTTTCGGCACTTATGGAAGAGCGGCTGAAAAACCTTTTTGAACAAGCTACAGCGCTTGATTTGGAAGTGTTGGTGGAAGTGCATGACCAGGAAGAATTGGCTGTGGCACAACAACTTGGGGCTAAATTAATCGGTGTGAACAATCGTAATTTGCACACTTTTGAAGTGGATATCGCCGTAAGTGAACAGCTAGCGAATGGCTTTTCGACCGATGCTTGTTTCATTAGTGAATCAGGTTTTAGAACAGCAGATGATGTGGCTCGAGTGCGTACAAAATATAATGCGGTGCTTGTTGGCGAGGCGCTTATGCGAGAAGCAACTCCGGAAGTAGCCGCGAAAAGATTGAAGGTGGCGCGATGA
- the lap gene encoding adhesion-mediating acetaldehyde/alcohol dehydrogenase LAP has translation MAIKENAAQEVLEVQKVIDRLADNGQKALKAFESYNQEQVDNIVHAMALAGLDQHMPLAKLAVEETGRGLYEDKCIKNIFATEYIWNSIKNNKTVGVINEDVQTGVIEIAEPVGVVAGVTPVTNPTSTTLFKAIIAIKTRNPIIFAFHPSAQRCSSEAARVVYEAAVAAGAPEHCIQWVEKPSLEATKQLMNHDKVALVLATGGAGMVKSAYSTGKPALGVGPGNVPAYIDKTAKIKRSVNDIILSKSFDQGMICASEQAVIVDKEVAKEVKAEMEANNCYFVKGAEFKKLESYVINPEKGTLNPDVVGKSPAWIANQAGFKVPEDTKILVAEIKGVGDKYPLSHEKLSPVLAFIEAANQVEAFDRCEEMLVYGGLGHSAVIHSTDKEVQKAFGIRMKACRIIVNAPSAQGGIGDIYNGFIPSLTLGCGSYGKNSVSQNVSATNLLNVKRIADRRNNMQWFKLPPKIFFEKYSTQYLQKMEGVERVFIVTDPGMVQFKYVDVVIEHLKKRGNDVAYQVFADVEPDPSDVTVYKGAELMKDFKPDTIIALGGGSAMDAAKGMWLFYEQPEASFFGLKQKFLDIRKRTFKYPKLGEKAKFVAIPTTSGTGSEVTPFAVITDKENNIKYPLADYELTPDVAIVDAQYVTTVPAHITADTGMDVLTHAIESYVSVMASDYTRGLSIRAIELVFENLRESVLTGDPDAREKMHNASALAGMAFANAFLGINHSLAHKIGPEFHIPHGRANAILMPHVIRYNALKPKKHALFPRYESFRADEDYARISRIIGFPAATTEEGVKSLVDEIIKLGKDVGIDMSLKGQNVAKKDLDAVVDTLADRAFMDQCTTANPKQPLVSELKEIYLEAYKGV, from the coding sequence ATGGCAATTAAAGAAAATGCGGCCCAAGAAGTATTAGAAGTTCAAAAAGTGATTGACAGATTAGCAGACAATGGACAAAAAGCATTGAAAGCATTTGAAAGTTACAACCAAGAACAAGTAGACAATATCGTACACGCAATGGCGCTTGCCGGACTTGACCAACATATGCCCCTTGCAAAATTAGCAGTAGAAGAAACTGGACGTGGATTATACGAAGATAAATGTATTAAAAACATCTTCGCGACAGAATATATTTGGAACAGCATTAAAAACAACAAAACAGTAGGAGTTATTAACGAAGACGTACAAACTGGCGTAATCGAAATTGCAGAACCAGTTGGTGTTGTTGCGGGCGTTACACCAGTAACTAACCCAACATCTACTACCCTTTTCAAAGCAATCATCGCTATTAAAACACGTAACCCAATCATCTTCGCTTTCCATCCAAGTGCGCAACGTTGCTCATCTGAAGCAGCAAGAGTTGTATACGAAGCAGCAGTTGCAGCTGGAGCACCAGAACATTGTATTCAATGGGTAGAAAAACCTTCTCTAGAAGCAACAAAACAATTAATGAACCATGATAAAGTAGCACTTGTACTTGCAACTGGTGGTGCTGGAATGGTTAAATCAGCTTACTCTACTGGGAAACCTGCACTAGGTGTTGGACCAGGTAACGTACCAGCTTACATTGACAAAACAGCGAAAATCAAACGTTCTGTTAATGACATCATTCTTTCTAAATCTTTTGACCAAGGTATGATTTGTGCTTCTGAACAAGCAGTTATCGTCGACAAAGAAGTAGCTAAAGAAGTAAAAGCCGAAATGGAAGCAAACAATTGCTACTTCGTTAAAGGCGCTGAATTCAAAAAATTAGAAAGCTACGTAATCAACCCTGAAAAAGGAACACTTAACCCAGATGTAGTTGGTAAATCCCCTGCATGGATTGCTAACCAAGCTGGCTTCAAAGTTCCAGAAGATACAAAAATTCTTGTAGCTGAAATTAAAGGTGTTGGCGACAAATACCCACTATCTCACGAAAAATTAAGCCCAGTTCTTGCATTCATCGAAGCTGCTAACCAAGTAGAAGCATTCGATCGTTGTGAAGAAATGTTAGTATACGGAGGACTTGGACACTCCGCAGTTATTCACTCTACGGATAAAGAAGTTCAAAAAGCATTTGGTATCCGTATGAAAGCTTGCCGTATCATCGTAAATGCACCAAGCGCACAAGGCGGTATCGGTGACATTTATAACGGCTTCATCCCTTCCCTAACTCTTGGTTGTGGATCTTATGGTAAAAACTCTGTATCACAAAATGTAAGTGCGACTAACTTGCTGAACGTTAAACGTATCGCGGATCGGAGAAATAATATGCAATGGTTCAAACTTCCACCAAAAATTTTCTTTGAAAAATATTCCACTCAATACCTTCAAAAAATGGAAGGCGTTGAACGTGTATTTATCGTAACTGACCCAGGAATGGTTCAATTCAAATACGTTGATGTTGTCATCGAACACTTGAAAAAACGTGGCAACGATGTAGCTTACCAAGTATTTGCTGACGTGGAACCAGATCCATCTGACGTAACAGTTTATAAAGGCGCAGAATTAATGAAAGACTTCAAACCAGACACAATTATCGCTCTTGGTGGTGGTTCCGCAATGGATGCTGCCAAAGGTATGTGGTTATTTTATGAACAACCAGAAGCTTCTTTCTTCGGCTTGAAACAAAAATTCTTAGATATCCGTAAACGTACTTTCAAATATCCTAAACTTGGTGAGAAAGCGAAATTCGTTGCGATTCCAACAACAAGTGGTACAGGTTCTGAAGTAACACCATTTGCGGTTATTACAGATAAAGAAAACAACATTAAATACCCTCTTGCTGATTACGAACTAACTCCAGATGTTGCGATTGTCGATGCACAATACGTAACTACTGTTCCAGCACACATTACTGCTGATACTGGTATGGACGTTCTAACTCACGCAATTGAATCTTATGTATCCGTCATGGCAAGCGATTATACTCGTGGACTTTCCATCCGTGCAATCGAACTTGTTTTTGAAAACTTACGTGAATCCGTTCTTACTGGTGATCCAGATGCGCGCGAAAAAATGCATAATGCTTCTGCCCTAGCTGGTATGGCGTTTGCCAATGCGTTCCTAGGAATTAACCACAGCTTGGCACACAAAATTGGACCTGAATTCCACATTCCTCACGGTCGTGCGAATGCAATCCTTATGCCACACGTTATCCGTTATAACGCACTTAAACCTAAAAAACATGCGTTATTCCCAAGATATGAAAGCTTCCGTGCTGATGAAGATTATGCTCGTATCTCTCGTATTATCGGCTTCCCTGCTGCAACTACAGAAGAAGGCGTTAAATCACTTGTAGATGAAATCATCAAACTTGGTAAAGATGTTGGTATCGACATGAGTCTTAAAGGACAAAATGTTGCTAAAAAAGACTTGGATGCTGTTGTAGATACACTTGCAGACCGCGCATTCATGGACCAATGTACTACTGCCAACCCTAAACAACCTCTTGTAAGCGAACTAAAAGAAATCTACCTAGAAGCTTACAAAGGTGTCTGA
- a CDS encoding putative polysaccharide biosynthesis protein, with the protein MSSKLMRGTAVLTAGTLLSKILGILYVIPFYWIAGGEQATILYQYGYVPYQIFLNIATAGVPLAVAKYISKYNSLNEYALSQRLYKSSTYLMLFTGIVSFLVMYIFAPILAGMQEVSGGTSIEDITTVIRAVSFALLIIPVMSLLRGYFQGFHSMGPSAVSQVIEQVARIVFLLASTYIVLHVLNGSLVTAMSLATFAAFVGAFFSLVCLIWYYRKRKPGIQKMIAGSNNKLRVSTFHLLKEISISAVPFIIVGMAMSLYQQIDLFTFARILTYDGMAGKTAEDLLSIFNFSVQKIIMIPGTLALAFSMTLVPLVAAAFHKGRIREVHHHLTAVFQVLLFLVVPACLGIAILADPLYTIFYGYNADGSMLLQFFAPFAIFFSLFSVTAAILQGIDEQRYTVLSLLLGLLTKSVLQMPLILLLGAKGGALATGLGYIVSVTFTIWIIKKYAKYSFKYIMRRLLLIVGISAVMLLSVWIIYQGLILFLNPHARLTALVIVFIAAGFGAYIYAFLAAKAGLLKYILGNRMYKIRKKLHLI; encoded by the coding sequence ATGAGTTCAAAATTAATGCGCGGGACAGCTGTATTAACAGCGGGAACTTTGCTGTCAAAAATTTTAGGGATTTTATATGTTATTCCGTTTTATTGGATAGCGGGCGGGGAACAGGCGACCATTCTCTATCAATACGGTTATGTTCCGTACCAAATTTTCTTGAATATCGCGACAGCTGGCGTTCCATTAGCAGTTGCCAAATATATTTCGAAGTATAATTCGTTAAATGAATATGCTTTGAGTCAAAGATTATATAAATCCAGTACGTATTTAATGTTATTTACGGGGATTGTCAGCTTTTTAGTGATGTACATTTTTGCGCCCATTTTAGCTGGGATGCAAGAAGTCAGTGGTGGAACGAGCATCGAGGATATTACTACAGTTATTCGAGCAGTAAGTTTTGCCTTGCTTATTATTCCAGTCATGAGCTTGCTTCGTGGCTATTTCCAAGGGTTTCATTCGATGGGACCATCTGCCGTGTCACAAGTAATTGAACAAGTAGCACGAATTGTATTTTTACTTGCGAGTACGTATATTGTGCTTCATGTGTTGAATGGTAGCCTTGTAACCGCAATGAGTTTAGCGACTTTCGCGGCTTTTGTTGGGGCGTTTTTCAGTTTGGTCTGCCTTATCTGGTATTACCGAAAACGGAAGCCGGGCATTCAAAAAATGATTGCTGGCAGTAACAATAAGTTGCGCGTATCGACTTTTCATTTATTAAAAGAAATTTCGATTTCCGCGGTGCCGTTTATTATTGTTGGGATGGCAATGTCGCTTTATCAGCAAATTGATTTATTTACGTTTGCGCGCATTTTAACGTACGACGGGATGGCAGGGAAAACAGCGGAAGACTTACTTTCCATTTTTAACTTTTCCGTCCAAAAAATTATTATGATTCCGGGAACACTAGCCTTAGCGTTTTCGATGACCCTCGTTCCGTTAGTAGCGGCGGCTTTTCATAAAGGACGAATTCGAGAAGTGCATCACCATTTAACGGCTGTTTTTCAAGTACTGTTATTTTTAGTCGTGCCAGCATGTCTTGGAATAGCGATTCTAGCTGACCCGCTCTATACGATTTTTTATGGTTATAATGCGGACGGTTCAATGTTACTTCAATTTTTTGCACCATTTGCGATTTTCTTCTCGTTATTTAGCGTAACGGCGGCGATTTTGCAAGGGATTGATGAGCAGCGTTACACCGTTCTTAGCTTATTACTTGGGCTGCTAACGAAATCAGTGTTACAAATGCCATTGATTTTACTTCTTGGAGCAAAAGGTGGCGCCTTAGCGACTGGGCTTGGTTACATTGTTTCGGTCACGTTCACCATCTGGATTATTAAAAAATATGCGAAGTACTCGTTTAAATATATTATGCGAAGACTGCTGCTTATTGTTGGGATTAGTGCTGTGATGCTGCTTAGTGTCTGGATCATTTATCAAGGGTTAATTTTATTTTTAAATCCGCACGCAAGATTAACAGCCTTAGTAATTGTTTTTATTGCCGCTGGATTTGGTGCTTATATTTATGCGTTTTTAGCTGCAAAAGCAGGGCTGTTGAAGTACATTCTTGGCAATCGTATGTATAAAATTCGTAAAAAACTTCATTTGATTTAA
- the trpA gene encoding tryptophan synthase subunit alpha, with translation MTKTLTKKLANKEHAAVVTYIMGGDGGLDNLEEQLLFLEKSGVSAIEIGIPFSDPVADGPIIQLAGLRALKEQVSLEAILTTLQTSKVQIPLIIMSYINPIFHLGISKFVELVQKTPVKGLIIPDLPYEHQTLITPELEGTDIALIPLVSLTSPKARLEEIAKQAEGFIYAVTVNGTTGVRNEFDAHIDSHLTYLKRISPVPVLAGFGVSSIEHVEKFAHVCDGVIIGSKVVQMLHEKKTAELGAFLQKAAEVRIEN, from the coding sequence ATGACTAAAACTTTAACAAAAAAACTAGCGAATAAAGAGCACGCTGCCGTCGTTACGTACATCATGGGCGGGGACGGTGGTTTAGATAATTTAGAAGAACAGTTATTGTTCTTAGAAAAATCAGGCGTGAGTGCGATTGAAATCGGGATTCCTTTTTCAGATCCAGTTGCCGATGGTCCGATTATTCAACTTGCGGGACTACGCGCTTTAAAAGAGCAAGTCAGTTTAGAAGCAATTTTAACGACATTACAAACGAGCAAAGTACAAATTCCACTAATTATCATGAGCTACATCAATCCGATTTTTCATTTAGGAATTTCAAAATTTGTCGAATTGGTTCAAAAAACCCCGGTAAAAGGGCTGATTATTCCCGATTTGCCTTATGAACATCAAACACTGATCACGCCGGAACTCGAAGGAACAGATATTGCACTTATCCCACTCGTTTCCTTGACTAGTCCGAAAGCGCGCTTGGAAGAAATCGCGAAACAAGCAGAAGGATTTATTTATGCTGTGACGGTCAACGGGACAACGGGTGTACGAAATGAATTTGATGCGCACATTGATAGTCATTTAACTTATTTAAAACGTATTAGTCCTGTTCCAGTTCTTGCGGGATTTGGTGTTTCTTCTATTGAACATGTGGAAAAATTTGCGCATGTCTGTGATGGGGTGATTATCGGAAGTAAGGTTGTGCAAATGTTGCATGAAAAGAAAACCGCAGAATTAGGCGCATTTTTACAAAAGGCTGCAGAAGTTCGAATCGAAAACTAA
- a CDS encoding phosphoribosylanthranilate isomerase produces MIVKICGLKKAVDVAAAVENGADMIGFVFAKSKRQVTIEQAHQLAENIPAAVKKVGVFVNPTEEELIAAIKGVPLDIVQLHGQEPTEQANRTDAEVIKAFPVKDGKLPPNINDYPNAYILLDAPAEEYEGGSGKTFDWDKINSDALTKNKLIIAGGLNAGNVRAAINRFEPYAVDISSGVETNGEKNPEKIKNFIKTAKGVE; encoded by the coding sequence ATGATTGTAAAAATTTGTGGGTTAAAAAAAGCAGTGGATGTAGCGGCTGCAGTTGAAAATGGCGCGGATATGATTGGCTTCGTTTTTGCGAAAAGTAAGCGCCAAGTGACAATTGAACAGGCACATCAATTAGCCGAAAATATTCCAGCCGCTGTCAAAAAAGTAGGGGTATTCGTCAATCCAACCGAAGAAGAACTGATCGCGGCAATTAAAGGTGTGCCATTAGATATCGTTCAACTTCACGGTCAAGAACCTACTGAACAAGCAAATCGCACGGATGCGGAAGTAATTAAAGCATTTCCGGTCAAAGATGGAAAACTTCCTCCGAATATAAATGACTACCCAAATGCCTATATCTTACTCGATGCCCCAGCAGAAGAATACGAAGGCGGTAGCGGAAAGACATTTGATTGGGACAAAATAAATAGTGATGCACTCACAAAAAACAAATTAATCATTGCTGGCGGACTAAATGCTGGAAATGTTCGTGCGGCGATTAACCGCTTTGAACCATATGCAGTAGATATTTCCTCAGGCGTAGAAACAAATGGCGAAAAAAATCCAGAAAAAATAAAGAACTTCATTAAAACAGCAAAAGGAGTGGAATAA
- a CDS encoding anthranilate synthase component II codes for MILLIDNYDSFTFNLEQYLAEFSEVVVRRNDAADLIELAALADGIVLSPGPGKPSEAGLLEEVVAKFAKEKPLLGICLGHQAIGEVFGGEVKQAAKIRHGKVSTMRQTGGAIFTNLPEEVPVMRYHSLIVDKNTLPDVLEVLAVATDDAEVMAMKLKDYPVYGLQFHPESIGTDDGKQMMENFINIVEGVREHGKFTTKSI; via the coding sequence ATGATTTTATTAATTGATAACTATGATTCTTTTACGTTTAATTTAGAGCAGTATTTGGCGGAATTTAGTGAAGTTGTCGTTAGGCGGAATGATGCGGCTGATTTAATCGAACTGGCAGCGTTGGCGGACGGGATTGTCCTTTCACCGGGACCTGGAAAGCCAAGTGAAGCAGGGCTTTTAGAAGAAGTGGTTGCGAAATTTGCAAAAGAAAAGCCATTACTAGGGATTTGTTTAGGGCATCAGGCAATTGGTGAAGTATTCGGTGGGGAAGTAAAACAGGCAGCGAAAATTCGCCACGGCAAAGTTTCGACTATGCGTCAAACCGGTGGAGCTATTTTCACTAATTTGCCTGAAGAGGTGCCGGTGATGCGATATCATTCTTTAATAGTAGATAAAAACACGTTGCCGGATGTTTTGGAAGTTTTAGCGGTGGCAACAGATGATGCGGAAGTGATGGCGATGAAGCTAAAAGATTACCCGGTATATGGCTTGCAATTTCATCCAGAATCAATTGGTACGGATGATGGCAAACAAATGATGGAGAACTTTATTAATATAGTGGAAGGAGTGCGGGAACATGGAAAGTTTACTACAAAAAGTATATGA
- the trpB gene encoding tryptophan synthase subunit beta, producing the protein MTYQAPDENGFYGKFGGRFVPETLMKAVKELDEAYRASKTDPAFQKELNYYLKEYVGRETPLYFAEQLTTHAGGAKIYLKREDLNHTGAHKINNTIGQALLARQMGKQKVVAETGAGQHGVATATVAALFNMECTIFMGEEDVKRQSLNVFRMELLGAKVVSVKAGSRTLKDAVNEALRFWVANVEDTHYIMGSVLGPHPFPEIVRDYQSVIGTEARKQHLEKEGKLPDAIVACVGGGSNAMGLFYPFVDDASVQMHGVEAAGHGLETEFHAATISKGEIGILHGAMMDVLQDENGQILEAFSISAGLDYPGIGPEHSFFRDLGRAEYHSVTDDEAVAAFQLLCRTEGIIPALESSHAISYAVKLASKMRPEESMIVCLSGRGDKDVNQLKERLEGQAND; encoded by the coding sequence ATGACATATCAAGCACCTGACGAAAATGGTTTTTACGGTAAATTTGGTGGCAGATTTGTACCAGAAACATTAATGAAAGCAGTGAAAGAGCTAGACGAAGCGTACCGAGCTTCCAAAACAGATCCCGCTTTTCAAAAAGAATTAAACTACTATTTAAAAGAATATGTTGGTCGAGAAACGCCGCTTTACTTCGCGGAACAACTAACGACACATGCTGGCGGGGCAAAAATTTATTTAAAACGAGAAGATTTAAATCATACGGGCGCGCATAAAATCAATAATACAATCGGTCAAGCCCTACTCGCTCGCCAAATGGGAAAACAAAAAGTTGTAGCAGAAACTGGTGCGGGACAGCACGGTGTGGCAACTGCAACAGTAGCAGCACTTTTTAATATGGAATGTACGATTTTTATGGGAGAAGAAGACGTCAAACGCCAATCGCTCAATGTGTTTAGAATGGAGCTGCTTGGTGCAAAAGTAGTGAGCGTAAAAGCTGGGAGTCGCACGCTGAAAGATGCGGTCAATGAAGCGCTCCGATTTTGGGTTGCCAATGTAGAAGATACGCATTACATTATGGGATCCGTGCTTGGGCCACATCCATTTCCAGAAATTGTACGTGATTACCAAAGTGTCATCGGGACGGAAGCGCGTAAGCAACATTTGGAAAAAGAAGGGAAACTTCCAGACGCTATTGTTGCTTGTGTTGGCGGTGGTAGTAATGCAATGGGCTTATTTTATCCATTTGTAGACGATGCTTCTGTTCAAATGCACGGCGTTGAAGCAGCAGGACACGGCTTAGAAACCGAATTTCACGCAGCGACGATTTCTAAAGGTGAAATTGGGATTTTACACGGGGCAATGATGGACGTTTTACAAGATGAAAATGGACAAATTCTGGAAGCATTCTCGATTTCTGCTGGTTTAGATTATCCCGGTATCGGTCCAGAACATAGCTTTTTCCGTGATTTAGGTCGTGCGGAGTATCATTCTGTTACCGATGACGAAGCGGTCGCAGCCTTTCAGTTGTTATGTCGCACAGAAGGGATTATTCCGGCACTAGAAAGCTCCCATGCAATTAGCTATGCTGTCAAATTGGCAAGCAAAATGCGCCCAGAAGAAAGCATGATTGTTTGCCTATCAGGTCGCGGAGACAAAGATGTTAATCAACTAAAAGAACGTTTGGAGGGACAAGCGAATGACTAA